A single window of Nitrospirota bacterium DNA harbors:
- a CDS encoding diguanylate cyclase has protein sequence MKKGIVKKIMGSFLLITCLYLLTTGIAYFLIRDVFTTLNEIKAVSKRLELTGDLQLYINKLVMPANDYLITGDIVERDNFDKLITQVSAVLEELKRHKGGKDWEAVSDKVSKDAVRLGEMSIELLYIDKPVGNKIAGDLMEKMDAFSEQVIEEAGRFHHIAEEDQKKIEQKARAMEKTAYITFGVILFMFIASVPFLSFYLSKHVTGPIITLHEGAGVIGTGKLSHRISINTGDELETLADGFNKMAASLEDAKKELDRKIFELYTLYNVSKVMNTTFETEQLLVRLVGDISNNMNVHRVVIMLFDYKTQELSAASFTDFKKEGLPDFRRRVGEGLYGLVAQTGMARLIRDVDNEPGLDKKDILSPDIQSIIAVPFGRREKVLGLLCAFKDRPQSFEWYDLELFRTVAEHVAVALENAKLFEETKLLAITDGLTGLYNHRFFIDGVKIEIERAERYNRNLSLLIFDVDQFKHYNDTHGHPMGDEILSGIANLIRKTVRSTDLACRYGGEEFSVILPETGKEAATALAERIRKVISEYPFPFRETQPMGAITVSVGVSTYPSDETNIEKLISKADDALYRAKEGGRNMVVGA, from the coding sequence ATGAAAAAAGGCATAGTAAAAAAGATAATGGGGTCATTCCTTTTAATAACATGTCTCTATCTTCTTACAACAGGCATAGCCTATTTTTTAATACGGGATGTATTTACCACATTAAATGAAATCAAGGCAGTGTCAAAAAGGCTTGAGCTTACAGGCGACCTCCAGCTTTATATTAATAAACTTGTTATGCCGGCAAATGATTACCTTATAACCGGAGATATAGTTGAGAGGGACAACTTTGATAAACTGATAACTCAGGTATCTGCGGTACTTGAAGAATTAAAGAGGCATAAAGGGGGAAAAGATTGGGAGGCAGTTTCTGATAAGGTGAGCAAAGATGCTGTAAGGTTAGGGGAAATGTCTATTGAACTTTTGTATATTGATAAGCCGGTTGGAAATAAGATCGCCGGGGATTTGATGGAAAAGATGGATGCCTTCTCTGAACAGGTCATTGAAGAGGCAGGGAGGTTCCATCATATTGCTGAAGAAGACCAGAAAAAGATTGAACAAAAGGCCAGGGCAATGGAAAAGACTGCCTACATTACCTTTGGTGTAATATTGTTTATGTTCATAGCGTCAGTGCCGTTTCTTTCCTTTTACCTTTCAAAACATGTAACCGGACCTATCATTACACTACACGAAGGGGCAGGTGTCATCGGCACTGGAAAACTAAGCCACAGGATTTCCATAAACACAGGTGATGAATTAGAGACACTGGCGGATGGATTTAACAAAATGGCCGCCTCTCTGGAAGATGCCAAAAAGGAGCTGGACAGAAAGATATTTGAGCTTTATACACTTTACAATGTAAGTAAGGTGATGAACACTACATTTGAAACAGAACAGCTTCTTGTAAGGCTTGTTGGAGACATCAGTAACAATATGAATGTTCACAGGGTTGTTATTATGCTTTTTGATTATAAGACACAGGAGCTTTCTGCGGCGTCATTTACAGACTTCAAAAAAGAAGGCCTGCCGGACTTCCGTAGAAGGGTCGGCGAAGGCCTTTATGGTCTGGTTGCACAGACAGGAATGGCAAGGCTGATAAGGGATGTTGATAATGAGCCTGGCCTGGATAAAAAGGATATATTAAGCCCTGATATTCAGTCAATTATTGCAGTGCCGTTCGGCAGGAGGGAAAAAGTCCTTGGCCTCCTGTGCGCATTCAAAGACAGGCCGCAGTCGTTCGAGTGGTACGACCTTGAACTATTCAGGACAGTAGCAGAGCACGTTGCAGTTGCCCTTGAGAATGCAAAACTTTTCGAGGAAACTAAACTTCTTGCAATTACTGATGGACTCACCGGCCTTTACAACCACAGGTTTTTTATTGATGGAGTGAAAATCGAAATAGAGAGGGCGGAAAGATACAACCGTAATCTTTCACTCTTAATATTTGATGTAGACCAATTTAAACATTATAACGATACACACGGCCACCCTATGGGAGATGAGATTCTCAGCGGGATTGCAAATCTGATACGGAAAACCGTCAGAAGTACGGATTTGGCCTGCAGGTATGGCGGAGAGGAATTCTCAGTTATTCTACCGGAAACCGGAAAAGAGGCTGCTACAGCACTTGCCGAAAGGATTAGAAAAGTCATATCTGAGTATCCATTCCCATTCAGGGAAACCCAGCCGATGGGCGCCATAACAGTCAGCGTGGGAGTTTCAACTTACCCTTCAGATGAGACGAATATTGAAAAACTTATCAGCAAGGCTGATGATGCACTTTACAGGGCAAAGGAAGGGGGGAGGAACATGGTGGTCGGAGCATAA
- a CDS encoding cation transporter, with amino-acid sequence MKKSVTIKISNTNSCQQCMQAVSNSIKGLQGIILVTLKPETDRFEVVVSYESGKVSFEKIRNTIVELGYNIDGYIIHEHLHAHGDIFHDHPHTHGDMDKEHYHIHSEDKEVT; translated from the coding sequence ATGAAAAAAAGCGTAACCATAAAAATATCAAATACAAACTCCTGTCAACAGTGTATGCAGGCTGTAAGTAATTCCATAAAAGGTCTTCAGGGGATTATTTTAGTTACCCTGAAACCGGAGACAGACAGGTTTGAGGTTGTGGTCTCGTATGAATCCGGAAAGGTGAGTTTTGAAAAAATCAGGAACACAATAGTTGAGTTAGGTTATAACATTGACGGATATATTATACATGAACACTTGCATGCCCATGGGGATATTTTTCATGACCATCCCCATACACATGGAGATATGGACAAGGAACACTATCATATTCACTCAGAAGATAAGGAGGTAACATAA
- a CDS encoding YHS domain-containing protein produces the protein MAIDPVCKMKVIEEKAAAKTEYKGNTYFFCAKVCKEKFEREPERYLQNK, from the coding sequence ATGGCTATTGACCCTGTCTGCAAGATGAAAGTAATTGAGGAAAAGGCTGCGGCTAAAACAGAGTACAAAGGTAATACCTACTTTTTCTGTGCAAAGGTTTGTAAAGAAAAGTTTGAGAGAGAACCGGAAAGGTATTTACAGAATAAATAA
- a CDS encoding integration host factor subunit beta has product MTKTDLIERVSMKTTILTKKQTEIVVNMLFDSIKEALAAGDKIEIRGFGSFRIRARQNREGRNPKTGQSVVVPQKKVPFFKAGKELKELVDGHGGLIFPETV; this is encoded by the coding sequence ATGACAAAGACGGACCTTATTGAAAGGGTTTCAATGAAGACCACAATCCTTACGAAAAAACAGACAGAGATTGTGGTTAACATGCTATTCGATAGCATTAAAGAGGCGCTTGCAGCAGGTGATAAGATAGAGATACGCGGGTTTGGAAGCTTTAGGATTAGAGCAAGACAGAACCGCGAGGGGAGGAATCCAAAGACAGGTCAGTCTGTCGTGGTGCCCCAGAAAAAGGTCCCGTTTTTCAAGGCAGGCAAGGAATTAAAAGAGCTGGTAGATGGTCATGGCGGCCTTATTTTCCCTGAAACAGTTTAA
- the sppA gene encoding signal peptide peptidase SppA yields the protein MFLSLFGVAIFIFIVAYIATVGFGSRSWIPGEKIAVVRIEGVILDSNEIIEELKEYSSNDSVKAILLRIDSPGGAVAPSQEIYQEVKKIRDEGKKKVVTSMGAVTASGGYYIASASNKIVANPGSVTGSIGVILELANVSGLMKKVGVESVVVKSGKFKDIGSMFREMTKEERELIQGVIDDTHDQFIEAVAEGRGMEKDKVIPIADGRVFTGRQAQKLGLVDEIGNMQEAIKITAKMAGIKGKPILLEKKKRFSIIDMIRNQSVIGWIANGKTLHGLSGRDGSFSIKYLLAY from the coding sequence ATGTTTCTTTCTCTGTTTGGCGTGGCCATATTTATTTTTATTGTAGCGTATATTGCTACTGTAGGTTTCGGCAGTCGTTCATGGATACCGGGTGAAAAGATTGCTGTTGTAAGGATTGAAGGTGTTATCCTTGATTCCAATGAGATTATAGAAGAATTAAAAGAGTACAGTTCCAATGATTCCGTAAAGGCGATTCTCCTCCGGATTGACAGTCCCGGAGGAGCGGTTGCCCCCTCCCAGGAGATTTATCAGGAAGTAAAAAAGATCAGGGATGAAGGCAAAAAGAAGGTAGTAACCTCTATGGGTGCTGTAACTGCATCAGGCGGCTATTACATAGCAAGTGCGTCCAATAAGATCGTTGCAAATCCAGGTTCAGTTACAGGGAGTATAGGGGTTATCCTTGAGCTTGCAAATGTCAGCGGGCTTATGAAAAAGGTCGGTGTGGAAAGTGTAGTTGTAAAGAGCGGAAAGTTTAAGGATATTGGTTCAATGTTCCGTGAAATGACTAAAGAAGAGCGGGAATTGATTCAGGGTGTTATTGATGATACGCACGACCAGTTTATTGAGGCTGTTGCTGAGGGGCGCGGTATGGAAAAGGATAAGGTTATTCCCATTGCAGACGGCAGGGTCTTTACCGGCAGACAGGCACAAAAGTTAGGGCTTGTGGATGAGATAGGTAATATGCAGGAGGCAATAAAGATTACTGCAAAGATGGCCGGTATCAAGGGAAAACCTATCTTACTTGAGAAAAAGAAACGGTTCTCAATAATTGATATGATAAGAAACCAGTCAGTAATCGGCTGGATAGCAAATGGGAAAACACTTCACGGACTTTCAGGACGTGACGGCTCATTCAGCATAAAATATCTTCTGGCATATTAA
- a CDS encoding 30S ribosomal protein S1: MTGKPVQNNKVSSEELAQLYEESFKRIEEGGIVRGQIIGVFPNGVVVDVGYKSEGTIPIAEFSSEELKAVKPGDNIEVFIEEREDAEGNILLSKEKADRRKIWEKMDELFKLGKPVTGKIVGKVKGGLNVDIGIKAFLPGSQIDVRPIKDLDRMVGQTCNVKIIKMDQKRGNVVVSRRATIEEQIKKMREQTLDALEEGQLLEGYVKNITDYGVFVDLGGIDGLLHITDISWGRIGHPSEVFKVGEKVSVKVLKYDQDTGRVSLGYKQKTPDPWLTVENKYPINSRLHGKIVSITDYGAFVLIEEGVEGLIHISDMSWSGEVKHPSRVVSVGETVTAAVLNIDKQNRKISLGLKQIEPNPWEVIETRYQPGTIIEGKVRNLTEFGAFVGLEDGIDGLIHVSDMSWLKHVKHPSEILKKGQKVQAIVLKVDKEKQRISLGMKQVASDPWSKEIPEKYPVGSSAKGKIVRITDFGIFVELEEGVEGLIHVSESGVEPPVRAEDVMNMGEEVTAKVVKIDTADKKIALSIKEYNKDLERKEVEKYMGNQGGGNITLGEAARKITQG; encoded by the coding sequence ATGACGGGTAAACCGGTGCAAAACAATAAGGTTTCTTCCGAGGAGTTGGCGCAACTTTACGAGGAATCATTTAAAAGAATTGAGGAAGGGGGTATCGTCAGGGGACAGATAATAGGCGTCTTCCCTAACGGTGTCGTAGTAGATGTAGGGTACAAATCAGAAGGCACTATACCCATTGCAGAGTTCTCTTCTGAAGAGCTAAAGGCAGTAAAGCCTGGAGACAACATAGAGGTATTTATAGAAGAGAGAGAGGATGCAGAAGGGAATATACTCTTATCCAAGGAAAAGGCTGACAGGCGAAAGATCTGGGAGAAGATGGATGAGTTGTTTAAACTCGGGAAGCCTGTTACCGGAAAGATTGTCGGTAAGGTAAAGGGCGGTTTAAATGTAGACATAGGTATCAAGGCATTTTTACCCGGGTCACAGATAGATGTCAGGCCTATTAAAGACCTTGACAGGATGGTTGGGCAGACATGCAATGTCAAGATTATCAAGATGGATCAGAAACGCGGCAATGTGGTTGTATCAAGGCGTGCCACAATTGAAGAGCAGATAAAGAAGATGCGCGAGCAGACCCTTGATGCACTCGAAGAAGGACAATTGCTGGAAGGGTATGTTAAAAATATTACTGATTACGGGGTATTCGTAGACCTTGGCGGGATAGATGGACTTCTGCACATTACAGATATTTCATGGGGCCGGATAGGGCATCCTTCAGAGGTGTTTAAGGTTGGAGAAAAGGTTTCTGTTAAAGTCCTGAAGTATGACCAGGATACAGGCCGTGTATCCCTTGGATATAAGCAGAAGACCCCTGACCCATGGCTAACGGTTGAAAATAAATACCCTATCAATTCAAGGCTTCATGGAAAGATTGTCAGCATAACGGATTATGGTGCATTTGTCCTGATTGAAGAAGGGGTAGAGGGGCTTATTCATATATCTGACATGTCATGGAGCGGTGAGGTAAAGCATCCTTCAAGGGTAGTGTCCGTAGGGGAGACAGTAACAGCGGCGGTATTAAATATAGATAAACAGAACAGGAAAATATCACTCGGACTGAAGCAGATAGAGCCGAATCCATGGGAAGTTATTGAAACCAGGTATCAGCCCGGCACGATTATAGAAGGTAAGGTAAGGAACCTGACAGAATTCGGTGCCTTTGTCGGACTGGAAGACGGGATTGACGGCCTTATACATGTTTCTGATATGTCATGGCTGAAGCATGTAAAGCACCCCTCTGAGATTTTGAAAAAAGGGCAGAAGGTTCAGGCAATAGTCCTTAAGGTTGATAAGGAAAAACAGCGTATCTCTCTCGGGATGAAACAGGTGGCCTCTGATCCGTGGTCAAAGGAGATCCCTGAGAAATATCCTGTAGGCAGTTCTGCTAAAGGTAAGATTGTACGGATTACAGACTTCGGTATATTTGTAGAGCTTGAAGAGGGGGTAGAAGGACTGATTCATGTGAGTGAGTCAGGCGTTGAACCGCCTGTCAGGGCTGAAGATGTTATGAATATGGGTGAGGAGGTAACAGCCAAGGTAGTAAAGATTGACACTGCCGATAAAAAGATTGCCTTATCCATTAAGGAATACAATAAAGACCTCGAAAGGAAAGAGGTTGAAAAGTACATGGGAAATCAGGGAGGCGGAAATATTACATTAGGAGAGGCCGCAAGGAAGATAACGCAGGGCTGA
- a CDS encoding 1-acyl-sn-glycerol-3-phosphate acyltransferase, translated as MFYSFVCFLIGLFARTIFRIRIIGWENIPRTGGVIIAANHLSYLDIPLLGYSIGRDADFMGKKELFSIPLIGTLFRMLGGFPVDREKLDRTALREAIKRLKMGKVLVIYPEGTRSIDGMLQPGKSGVGLIVRMSGYKVIPTAIIGTDKALPPGRWMIRPAVVTIKFGMPIDFSSMIEDKRDIEKITNVIMENIRTLLDPKILL; from the coding sequence ATGTTCTATTCATTTGTCTGCTTTCTCATCGGTTTATTTGCACGCACTATATTCAGGATACGTATCATAGGATGGGAGAATATTCCCAGGACAGGCGGAGTAATTATAGCAGCCAACCACCTGAGCTATTTAGATATTCCACTGCTTGGATACAGTATAGGGCGGGACGCTGATTTTATGGGGAAAAAGGAGCTTTTCAGCATCCCTTTGATAGGTACATTGTTCCGTATGCTTGGAGGATTTCCTGTTGACAGGGAAAAGTTAGACAGGACAGCATTGAGGGAGGCGATTAAGAGGCTTAAAATGGGAAAGGTGTTGGTGATATACCCGGAAGGTACAAGGAGTATTGATGGAATGCTTCAGCCTGGTAAATCAGGAGTCGGGTTGATAGTCAGGATGAGTGGTTATAAAGTAATTCCAACGGCCATCATAGGAACGGATAAGGCATTGCCTCCTGGAAGATGGATGATAAGACCGGCCGTGGTAACGATTAAATTCGGCATGCCCATTGATTTCAGCAGTATGATAGAAGATAAAAGAGATATAGAGAAGATAACAAATGTTATCATGGAAAATATAAGAACCTTGCTGGATCCAAAAATACTACTATGA
- a CDS encoding (d)CMP kinase codes for MHIIAIDGPVGSGKSTIARLVAKTAGFAYLDTGAMYRAIGWKVYSRNPPPLNPLPRGEGKPWAFSDESFDKICATIQLDMELVDGHLRVIVDGKDISEEIRTPEISRMASAVSVFASVRKYLVRMQREIGLSWAKKYGGVVVEGRDIGTVVFPDTPFKFYLDADINERGKRRWKELQDKGANVTLEETVKEVISRDENDKNREIDPLRRAKDAIVIDTTGLSIEEVVEKILSIINQKSNP; via the coding sequence ATGCATATCATTGCCATAGACGGCCCTGTCGGGAGCGGCAAGAGTACTATTGCGAGACTAGTTGCCAAGACGGCTGGATTTGCATATCTTGATACAGGCGCAATGTACAGGGCCATAGGGTGGAAGGTATATTCACGGAATCCCCCTCCCCTTAATCCCCTCCCGCGAGGGGAGGGGAAGCCATGGGCATTTTCGGATGAATCATTTGACAAAATATGTGCTACCATCCAACTTGATATGGAACTGGTAGATGGTCATCTTAGGGTAATAGTTGACGGTAAGGATATCTCAGAAGAAATAAGGACACCGGAGATCAGCAGGATGGCGTCTGCTGTGTCTGTTTTTGCCTCTGTAAGAAAATATCTTGTAAGAATGCAGAGGGAGATCGGGCTTAGCTGGGCTAAAAAATATGGCGGCGTTGTTGTAGAAGGAAGAGACATCGGGACTGTAGTTTTTCCTGATACCCCCTTTAAATTCTATCTTGATGCGGATATTAATGAGCGTGGAAAGAGAAGATGGAAGGAATTGCAGGATAAGGGAGCCAATGTTACGCTGGAGGAAACTGTCAAAGAGGTAATCAGCAGGGATGAAAATGATAAGAACAGGGAGATTGACCCTTTAAGAAGAGCGAAAGACGCAATAGTTATAGATACCACTGGACTTTCAATTGAAGAAGTTGTAGAAAAAATCCTGAGTATTATAAATCAAAAATCCAATCCTTAA
- a CDS encoding tetratricopeptide repeat protein: MKKFLLLLSILMLVSCAGNNSEIKRDDEVRSATEAILTFQDMPQEKALEYRWRSLRVYEDFIRVHKDFRSKLMADSMEQLADIYMEIEENTYLRYKKRFDHSKSRQIYEAILNAYPDRPENENILYHLARGYMEEGNRERSIIFLERITKEFPNGMYSHEANFRLGEYYFENNQMPKAIHYYKQVMKIDDFNLYDKSLYKLGWAHFITKDYEEAADRFMLLLDRKGVRLTPEGKEEIHNISIVERDLINDAIKTLVLVFEYIGEPARLANYFKVRGIQTFEPYVYRKLGDIYIESGRFREAADIYDAFVNTNPLHEDAPVFQYKIIEAYTKGNMIDLAYNARVKFVESYMEDSLWFKSNKRGAQKRVKELVDLNKTLVKSDMYQLAKYHYSNAHSTKKEKDYKEAILWIRRFIDIFPQEPESATLRNMLIETNFLLAEIYFELKDYDKAAEEYEKVAYKYQQSDYTGEASYRVLLALEKIARPGGKVRSDNTFALRFAESCKKFVDRFPKDKRVPEVLLNSAETYFMVGKFEEARAMAKPVTEHPLSSQKERYMAQRYIAESFLKEQVYNKSEDEIKKAIALIPESDKQDLPLLERALAGSLYKQAEDIKAKDKKFEAAEAYERVYKTVPNSDIAPVALLDAGVLFEDASQIGRAVNSYQVLVNKYPESRYSFDAANRWGELMEGYKDYTEAAKIYEKASAITPDEAKKEEMLFRSVQMYEKTGNQEGYNKQYKKFEETFPKSTKTIELTFKMASAKGAAKDLISEKELYDKVIALHKKLGASATIEATEFAAKAQVVLTDSKKASFEDLKLISPLEENLKKKQVLLKEALAGYTAAAKYRIGDVTTEAVYKMGEMLEHIKEAILNSEKPAELTTEQLEEYDIMLEEQASPFEEKAISTYEGNVRKTTEEGIYNEWSKKSYERLSKLLPARYKRVEAGERFTGDINSPVAEDPVVYNSRGLTYLDNGEFKKAETDFLKSLSIKHDFSDALLNLGILTELYLGKPAEALKNYKEYVKSGGKREDVAVWINVLEKRVGMKIGGSEQKQEGRSKK, translated from the coding sequence ATGAAAAAGTTTTTACTATTACTCTCAATCCTCATGCTTGTTTCCTGTGCCGGTAACAACTCAGAAATAAAGAGAGATGATGAGGTCAGGTCTGCTACTGAGGCTATACTGACATTTCAGGACATGCCTCAGGAAAAGGCACTGGAGTATCGCTGGAGGTCATTAAGGGTTTATGAGGACTTTATAAGAGTTCACAAAGACTTCAGAAGTAAACTAATGGCAGACAGCATGGAACAACTTGCAGATATCTATATGGAGATTGAGGAAAACACATATCTCAGGTATAAGAAGAGATTCGATCATTCCAAATCACGGCAGATATATGAAGCTATTTTGAATGCATATCCGGACCGGCCTGAAAACGAAAATATACTATACCATCTTGCACGGGGTTATATGGAAGAAGGCAACCGGGAACGCTCTATTATATTCCTCGAAAGGATCACAAAAGAATTTCCAAACGGCATGTATAGCCATGAGGCAAACTTCAGGCTCGGAGAATACTACTTTGAGAATAATCAGATGCCTAAGGCAATACACTACTATAAACAGGTCATGAAGATTGATGACTTTAATCTCTATGACAAGTCACTCTATAAACTCGGGTGGGCACACTTCATTACCAAAGACTATGAAGAGGCCGCCGACAGGTTCATGCTGCTGCTGGACAGAAAAGGCGTCAGGCTTACACCTGAAGGAAAGGAAGAGATACATAACATATCTATTGTGGAACGGGACCTGATAAATGATGCCATAAAGACACTTGTTCTTGTATTTGAATATATAGGTGAACCTGCCAGATTAGCCAATTACTTTAAGGTAAGGGGTATACAGACCTTTGAGCCTTATGTCTATCGTAAGCTTGGGGATATATATATCGAAAGCGGCAGATTCAGGGAGGCAGCGGATATTTATGATGCGTTTGTAAATACAAATCCATTGCATGAAGATGCGCCGGTATTTCAGTATAAGATTATTGAGGCATACACAAAGGGGAACATGATAGACCTTGCATATAATGCGAGGGTAAAGTTTGTAGAATCTTACATGGAGGACAGCCTCTGGTTTAAGTCAAATAAAAGGGGTGCACAGAAACGGGTAAAAGAACTCGTTGACCTGAACAAGACCCTTGTAAAGAGTGATATGTACCAGCTCGCAAAATACCACTACTCCAATGCACACTCAACAAAAAAGGAAAAGGATTATAAGGAGGCCATCCTGTGGATACGCAGGTTTATTGACATATTCCCTCAGGAGCCTGAGTCTGCAACACTCAGGAACATGCTGATAGAGACAAACTTCCTCCTTGCTGAGATCTATTTTGAACTGAAAGACTATGACAAGGCCGCAGAAGAGTATGAGAAGGTTGCGTACAAATATCAGCAGTCAGACTACACCGGAGAGGCGAGCTACAGGGTTCTCCTCGCTTTGGAAAAAATCGCAAGGCCGGGCGGTAAGGTCAGGAGTGATAATACCTTTGCACTCAGATTTGCAGAGTCATGTAAAAAGTTTGTGGACAGATTTCCAAAGGACAAGAGGGTTCCGGAGGTCTTGCTGAATAGTGCAGAGACATACTTTATGGTCGGAAAATTTGAAGAGGCACGGGCCATGGCAAAACCTGTGACAGAGCATCCCCTTTCTTCGCAAAAGGAAAGATATATGGCACAGCGGTATATTGCTGAAAGTTTCCTTAAAGAACAGGTCTACAACAAGAGTGAGGATGAGATTAAGAAGGCCATCGCCTTAATCCCTGAAAGTGATAAACAGGACCTACCGCTTCTTGAAAGGGCGCTCGCAGGGTCATTGTATAAGCAGGCAGAGGATATTAAAGCAAAAGATAAGAAGTTTGAGGCAGCAGAGGCTTATGAGAGGGTATATAAGACAGTGCCTAATTCAGATATTGCGCCTGTTGCACTCTTAGATGCAGGTGTTTTATTCGAAGATGCATCTCAAATCGGAAGGGCCGTAAACAGTTATCAGGTACTTGTCAATAAATACCCTGAGTCGCGTTACTCCTTTGATGCAGCAAACCGGTGGGGGGAGTTGATGGAAGGTTATAAAGACTATACTGAAGCGGCGAAGATTTATGAAAAGGCTTCCGCTATAACGCCTGATGAGGCCAAAAAAGAAGAGATGCTTTTCAGGTCTGTTCAGATGTATGAAAAAACAGGCAACCAGGAAGGTTATAATAAACAATATAAAAAATTTGAAGAGACATTCCCGAAAAGTACAAAGACGATTGAACTTACCTTTAAGATGGCGTCTGCAAAGGGTGCGGCAAAGGATTTAATCTCTGAGAAGGAACTATATGATAAGGTAATCGCCTTACACAAAAAACTTGGGGCATCTGCTACAATAGAGGCCACTGAATTTGCGGCAAAGGCACAGGTTGTTCTTACTGATTCTAAAAAGGCATCTTTTGAAGATCTGAAACTCATAAGCCCATTGGAAGAAAATCTGAAAAAGAAGCAGGTTCTCCTGAAAGAGGCCCTTGCCGGTTACACTGCTGCTGCAAAATACAGGATAGGTGATGTTACAACAGAGGCAGTCTATAAGATGGGTGAGATGCTTGAACATATCAAAGAGGCAATCCTGAATTCTGAAAAACCGGCAGAACTGACGACTGAACAACTTGAAGAGTATGATATTATGCTTGAGGAGCAGGCGTCACCGTTTGAAGAAAAGGCCATAAGCACTTACGAGGGAAATGTCCGCAAGACCACAGAAGAGGGCATATACAATGAGTGGAGCAAAAAGAGTTATGAAAGGCTTTCAAAGTTATTACCGGCAAGGTACAAAAGGGTTGAGGCCGGAGAAAGGTTCACAGGTGATATAAATTCTCCTGTTGCTGAAGACCCTGTTGTATACAACAGCAGGGGACTAACTTACTTGGACAACGGGGAGTTTAAAAAGGCAGAAACGGATTTCCTTAAGAGCCTGTCAATAAAACACGATTTCAGCGATGCACTCTTAAACCTCGGTATACTAACCGAGTTATATCTCGGAAAACCGGCAGAGGCTTTAAAAAACTACAAAGAATATGTAAAATCAGGCGGTAAGAGAGAGGATGTAGCGGTATGGATAAATGTGCTGGAAAAGAGGGTGGGGATGAAAATAGGAGGCAGTGAGCAGAAGCAAGAAGGAAGAAGCAAGAAGTAA